In one Corallococcus sp. EGB genomic region, the following are encoded:
- a CDS encoding tetratricopeptide repeat protein, with product MRTFRRGLTALALVAGLTGCPRPSSVVAPHVLESAAERAGQGDAEARTLAFAGFHAYLVAGDVKLAQERFDAAVKKDPGDPYALEGQALLARRNGQSDRALIASLELVRRSPRHPVAVIAARYVLDRVGTSRAEDDRILQGVDAALAAGARGETAYLLRAARLSVASLRADSAAQARTLQDLGGASEATLVGPFSPFHVLAIDEPIAPEKDGSFAGPFTGAYGPLTVRTLRSPDGRLALGGEPGHGDMYALGIDAEVAQDGVYVLRTVSQTSHRVMMDGAPVLERRDWAHTASTVTVRALELPAGKHRFVVKMSRDNTQGGLSFALVKADGSPSGVRLTAATGPAPRWNASAPGQVEAPDMYPGAEDLAQALQGEAGETLSTFLAVRDGLARDLDGTQRLMARLEATTPALLTLRAEQAAQDRRIPSKVARGRATRDLEAALAKDPGNVAALLLRADLFLDDGQPTSALDTLKTARDAVKPAGFPVHLLMARAALALDVDAQAEVSLASALEAQPGLCEALGMQYSLARRRDAVARSDELVKAQEGCPSAEARRVDHLRTRGDLEGAAQGYAQLLSRDPDNLTTAAALSSVYVSLRRYDDAAKVLQGQSTVWPRNAEVLKRLADVREYAGQHAEALKVREQALKLDGTDLSLRRAVERAKTGKELLAAYAIDGKEALKAYEAAPVTGGSSAAYVLDAAAVQVNPDGSLVNRIHTIQKALEQSGVQDIAEVNIPRGAQVLALRTLKADGRVLEPENIEGKDTMSLPGVQVGDSVEVEYLLAESDRGPAQPGFTASAFYFQIANQPNAWSTYTVVAPKGSGMKVDAHGMKAPPPEVKGDVEVFHYDARRVPPFIPEPDAPPSGNEYLPFVMVGAGETGNDGLARVYGDAFQDRWLRTSEVEAFARQATEGKKGLEAVKALHAAVMKRFSGRDASLAQSAASTVAQDRGSRLTVMKAGLEALGIPSRLAAIRTFNTDPAPYLFPADALLPYAALRVEVPGEQPVWLDTSVRFGPFGELPETAMGEREAYLLPEPGKPLQKVKTPPLKPRAGKDVKLNLELGADGSLKGQGEETYSGFEAAQIAEAFEQLSAESRNQALQGAVARYFGGAELSSVKLERQEQVGAPFVLRYAFTVPRFGRMEGDSRMALGPLTFPALLGRRYVQLSTRTTPLFIDDTEASRTNVTVTLPQGWKLSDPQAGLKVDSEFGHYTRSEKQEGRTLSIAETFNLPRARISPAEYEKFSAFAGDVDLLQVRELFLVKQ from the coding sequence ATGCGCACCTTCCGCCGCGGCCTGACCGCGCTCGCACTCGTCGCCGGCCTCACCGGCTGCCCCCGGCCCTCCTCCGTCGTCGCCCCCCACGTGCTCGAGTCCGCCGCCGAGCGGGCCGGCCAGGGTGACGCGGAGGCGCGCACGCTCGCGTTCGCGGGCTTCCACGCATACCTCGTCGCGGGCGACGTGAAGCTCGCGCAGGAGCGCTTCGACGCCGCCGTGAAGAAGGACCCCGGCGACCCGTACGCCCTGGAGGGGCAGGCGCTGCTGGCCCGGCGCAACGGCCAGTCCGATCGCGCCCTCATCGCGTCGCTGGAGCTGGTGAGGCGCAGCCCCCGCCACCCGGTGGCCGTCATCGCCGCGCGCTACGTGCTGGACCGCGTGGGCACGTCCCGCGCGGAGGACGACCGCATCCTCCAGGGCGTGGACGCCGCGCTCGCCGCGGGCGCCCGGGGTGAGACGGCCTACCTGCTGCGCGCCGCGCGCCTGTCCGTGGCGAGCCTGCGCGCGGACTCGGCCGCGCAGGCCCGGACGCTCCAGGACCTGGGCGGCGCGAGCGAGGCCACGCTGGTGGGCCCCTTCTCCCCCTTCCACGTGCTGGCCATCGACGAGCCCATCGCGCCGGAGAAGGACGGCTCCTTCGCGGGCCCCTTCACGGGCGCGTATGGCCCGCTGACGGTGCGCACGCTGCGCTCGCCGGACGGACGGCTGGCCCTGGGCGGCGAGCCCGGCCACGGGGACATGTACGCGCTGGGCATCGACGCGGAGGTGGCGCAGGACGGCGTGTACGTGCTGCGCACGGTGAGCCAGACGTCGCACCGCGTGATGATGGACGGCGCGCCCGTGCTGGAGCGCCGCGACTGGGCGCACACCGCGTCCACGGTGACCGTGCGCGCGCTGGAGCTGCCCGCGGGCAAGCACCGCTTCGTGGTGAAGATGTCCCGCGACAACACCCAGGGCGGCCTGTCCTTCGCGCTGGTGAAGGCGGACGGGAGCCCCTCCGGGGTGCGCCTCACCGCCGCCACCGGGCCCGCGCCGCGCTGGAACGCGAGCGCCCCGGGCCAGGTGGAGGCCCCGGACATGTACCCGGGCGCGGAGGACCTGGCCCAGGCGCTCCAGGGCGAGGCCGGTGAGACGCTGAGCACCTTCCTCGCGGTGCGCGACGGCCTGGCGCGCGACCTGGACGGCACCCAGCGGCTGATGGCGAGGCTGGAGGCGACGACGCCCGCGCTGCTCACCCTGCGCGCGGAGCAGGCCGCGCAGGACCGCCGCATCCCGTCCAAGGTGGCCCGCGGCCGGGCCACGCGCGACCTGGAGGCGGCGCTGGCGAAGGACCCGGGCAACGTGGCGGCGCTGCTCCTGCGCGCGGACCTCTTCCTGGATGACGGCCAGCCGACCTCCGCGCTGGACACGCTCAAGACGGCGCGCGACGCGGTGAAGCCCGCGGGCTTCCCGGTGCACCTCCTGATGGCCCGCGCCGCGCTGGCGCTGGACGTGGACGCGCAGGCGGAGGTCTCCCTGGCCTCGGCGCTGGAGGCCCAGCCGGGCCTGTGCGAGGCGCTGGGGATGCAGTACTCGCTGGCGCGCCGGCGCGACGCGGTGGCCCGCTCCGACGAGCTGGTGAAGGCGCAGGAGGGCTGCCCCAGCGCGGAGGCGCGGCGGGTGGACCACCTGCGCACGCGCGGCGACCTGGAGGGCGCGGCGCAGGGCTACGCGCAGCTCCTGTCTCGGGACCCGGACAACCTCACCACCGCCGCGGCGCTCTCCAGCGTCTACGTGAGCCTGCGCCGCTACGACGACGCGGCGAAGGTGCTCCAGGGGCAGTCCACCGTGTGGCCGCGCAACGCGGAGGTCCTCAAGCGGCTGGCGGACGTGCGCGAGTACGCGGGCCAGCACGCGGAGGCGCTGAAGGTGCGCGAGCAGGCGCTCAAGCTGGACGGCACGGACCTGTCGCTGCGCCGCGCGGTGGAGCGCGCGAAGACGGGCAAGGAGCTGCTGGCGGCGTACGCCATCGACGGCAAGGAGGCGCTGAAGGCCTACGAGGCGGCGCCCGTCACCGGCGGCAGCTCGGCGGCGTACGTGCTGGACGCGGCGGCGGTGCAGGTCAACCCGGACGGCTCGCTCGTCAACCGCATCCACACCATCCAGAAGGCGCTGGAGCAGTCGGGCGTGCAGGACATCGCGGAGGTGAACATCCCCCGCGGCGCCCAGGTGCTGGCGCTGCGCACGCTCAAGGCCGACGGCCGCGTGCTGGAGCCGGAGAACATCGAGGGCAAGGACACCATGAGCCTGCCCGGCGTGCAGGTGGGTGACTCCGTGGAGGTGGAGTACCTGCTGGCGGAGAGCGACCGCGGCCCCGCGCAGCCGGGCTTCACCGCGTCCGCGTTCTACTTTCAAATCGCCAACCAGCCCAACGCGTGGAGCACGTACACCGTGGTCGCGCCCAAGGGCAGCGGCATGAAGGTGGACGCGCACGGCATGAAGGCGCCGCCGCCCGAGGTGAAGGGCGACGTGGAGGTGTTCCACTACGACGCGCGCCGCGTGCCGCCGTTCATCCCGGAGCCGGACGCGCCGCCCTCCGGCAACGAGTACCTGCCCTTCGTGATGGTGGGCGCGGGCGAGACGGGCAACGACGGGCTGGCGCGCGTGTACGGCGACGCGTTCCAGGACCGGTGGCTGCGCACCTCGGAGGTGGAGGCCTTCGCGCGCCAGGCCACGGAGGGCAAGAAGGGCCTGGAGGCGGTGAAGGCGCTGCACGCCGCGGTGATGAAGCGCTTCTCCGGCCGCGACGCGAGCCTCGCGCAGTCCGCGGCGTCCACCGTGGCGCAGGACCGCGGCAGCCGGCTCACGGTGATGAAGGCGGGCCTGGAGGCGCTGGGCATCCCGTCGCGCCTCGCGGCGATCCGCACCTTCAACACCGACCCCGCGCCCTACCTCTTCCCGGCGGACGCGCTGCTGCCCTACGCGGCGCTGCGCGTGGAGGTGCCGGGGGAGCAGCCGGTGTGGCTGGACACGTCCGTGCGCTTCGGCCCCTTCGGCGAGCTGCCGGAGACCGCCATGGGCGAGCGTGAAGCTTACCTGCTGCCGGAGCCCGGAAAGCCCCTGCAGAAGGTGAAGACACCGCCGCTCAAGCCGCGCGCGGGCAAGGACGTGAAGCTCAACCTGGAGCTGGGCGCCGACGGCAGCCTCAAGGGCCAGGGCGAGGAGACCTACTCCGGCTTCGAGGCCGCGCAGATCGCCGAGGCCTTCGAGCAGCTCTCCGCAGAGAGCCGCAACCAGGCGCTCCAGGGCGCGGTGGCGCGCTACTTCGGCGGCGCGGAGCTGTCGTCCGTGAAGCTGGAGCGCCAGGAGCAGGTGGGCGCGCCCTTCGTGCTGCGCTACGCGTTCACTGTGCCCCGCTTCGGGCGCATGGAGGGCGACAGCCGCATGGCGCTGGGTCCCCTCACCTTCCCCGCGCTGCTGGGCCGGCGCTACGTGCAGCTGTCCACCCGCACCACGCCGCTCTTCATCGACGACACGGAGGCCAGCCGCACCAACGTCACCGTCACCCTGCCCCAGGGCTGGAAGCTCAGCGACCCGCAGGCGGGCCTGAAGGTGGACAGCGAGTTCGGCCACTACACCCGCTCCGAGAAGCAGGAGGGGCGCACGCTCTCCATCGCGGAGACCTTCAACCTGCCGCGCGCCCGCATCTCCCCGGCGGAGTACGAGAAGTTCTCCGCCTTCGCCGGTGACGTGGACCTGCTCCAGGTGCGCGAGCTGTTCCTCGTGAAGCAGTAG
- a CDS encoding serine/threonine-protein kinase, producing the protein MSSFEPTAISRSRPPDLVSGYRLEKLVGAGGMGEVHKATQLSLGRTVAVKLLNPELAKDPSFIARFQKEAAALATLSHPHVVAIVDKGKTDTTYYLVMEFVDGPSLRELMRSPSMETPVLLRRMLEICRAIEYAHGRGVIHRDLKPENILLDQQAGGIAKVSDFGLASFLDDASAASRFALTSTHVSMGTISYMAPEQRVDAKSADERADIFSLGVILYETFTGEVPLGTFDPPSRKRPGLDPRVDAIVMRCLKPDPDERYPSVTALIAELEPLVPGSLLSMPPLRLTRWQRAKAAMRRAVRVTAQTAAGLTVLAAVGVLGVAWHRSGEVHVSLPLPGRAIMGELGPVKTLKGPGRVEDVTPDKRRVTMGEGPDAPQVVAAGRTLSFDNKALVFPPLEDGEPRVGRARVDVVGLVGGVARLTARVRAEAPPATWQRRLKELWNGPPPEPVASLGLMGRDGRYVTLVHHGAGVPLSLEWSLGERSGAMLGLASPEGEVRLELFITEDGVLQAFVGHGKDQRPIAEPLNLGPDWQAQFGEPPAPAVGCIEGTCVVEGLTYAVDWPQAVETPASPVVLVPQQPVRTVAANTVPAKAVAPKKPAPPQPPPKRPPVKAPPAKPATKRR; encoded by the coding sequence ATGTCCTCGTTCGAGCCCACCGCCATCAGTCGTTCCCGGCCTCCTGATCTCGTCAGCGGCTACCGCCTGGAGAAGCTCGTCGGCGCTGGCGGCATGGGAGAGGTCCACAAGGCCACCCAGCTGTCGCTCGGCCGTACGGTCGCGGTGAAGCTGCTGAATCCGGAGCTGGCCAAGGACCCGTCGTTCATCGCGCGCTTCCAGAAGGAAGCCGCGGCGCTGGCGACGCTGAGCCACCCCCACGTCGTCGCCATCGTCGACAAGGGGAAGACGGACACCACCTACTACCTGGTGATGGAGTTCGTGGACGGGCCGTCCCTGCGCGAGCTCATGCGCAGCCCGTCCATGGAGACGCCGGTGCTGCTGCGCCGGATGCTCGAAATCTGCCGCGCCATCGAGTACGCGCACGGCCGGGGCGTCATCCACCGCGACCTGAAGCCGGAGAACATCCTGCTGGATCAGCAGGCCGGCGGCATCGCGAAGGTGTCCGACTTCGGGCTGGCGTCCTTCCTGGATGACGCGTCCGCGGCGTCGCGCTTCGCGCTCACGTCCACGCACGTGTCCATGGGCACCATCTCGTACATGGCGCCCGAGCAGCGCGTGGACGCGAAGAGCGCGGACGAGCGGGCGGACATCTTCTCCCTGGGCGTCATCCTCTACGAGACCTTCACCGGCGAGGTGCCGCTGGGCACCTTCGATCCGCCCTCGCGCAAGCGCCCGGGGCTGGATCCGCGCGTGGACGCCATCGTGATGCGGTGCCTCAAGCCGGATCCGGACGAGCGCTATCCGTCCGTCACCGCGCTCATCGCGGAGCTGGAGCCGCTGGTCCCCGGAAGCCTCCTGTCCATGCCGCCCCTGCGGCTGACGCGCTGGCAGCGGGCGAAGGCCGCGATGCGCCGCGCGGTGCGCGTGACGGCGCAGACGGCCGCCGGGCTGACGGTGCTGGCCGCCGTGGGCGTGCTGGGCGTGGCGTGGCACCGCAGCGGAGAGGTGCACGTCTCGCTGCCCCTGCCGGGCAGGGCCATCATGGGGGAGCTCGGGCCGGTGAAGACCCTCAAGGGCCCCGGCCGGGTGGAGGATGTCACCCCGGACAAGCGCCGCGTGACGATGGGCGAGGGGCCGGACGCGCCGCAGGTGGTGGCGGCCGGCCGGACGCTGAGCTTCGACAACAAGGCGCTCGTCTTCCCGCCGCTGGAGGATGGCGAGCCCCGCGTGGGCCGCGCGCGCGTGGACGTGGTGGGGCTGGTGGGCGGCGTGGCCCGGCTGACCGCGCGGGTGCGCGCCGAGGCGCCCCCGGCCACGTGGCAGCGCCGCCTGAAGGAGCTCTGGAACGGCCCGCCGCCGGAGCCGGTGGCCTCGCTGGGCCTGATGGGCCGCGACGGCCGCTACGTGACGCTCGTGCACCACGGCGCGGGAGTGCCGCTGTCGCTGGAGTGGTCGCTGGGCGAGCGCAGCGGCGCCATGCTGGGCCTCGCGTCCCCGGAGGGCGAGGTGCGGCTGGAGCTGTTCATCACCGAGGACGGCGTGCTGCAGGCCTTCGTGGGCCACGGAAAGGACCAGCGCCCCATCGCGGAGCCCCTGAACCTGGGCCCGGACTGGCAGGCCCAGTTCGGCGAGCCCCCCGCGCCGGCCGTCGGCTGCATCGAGGGCACCTGCGTGGTGGAGGGGCTCACCTACGCGGTGGACTGGCCCCAGGCCGTGGAGACCCCGGCCTCGCCCGTGGTCCTGGTGCCGCAGCAGCCGGTGCGCACGGTGGCCGCCAACACGGTGCCGGCGAAGGCGGTGGCGCCCAAGAAGCCCGCCCCGCCGCAGCCCCCGCCCAAGCGCCCGCCGGTCAAGGCGCCCCCCGCGAAGCCCGCCACGAAGCGCCGCTAG
- a CDS encoding GAF domain-containing protein: MVEAFTKVSEASRLLLDKGLCPATGSDALGMVARPLKVDRACLFENRTTNLAGRFLTDLRYAWAEPGVVSPLAHPVLRSLPLRDYAMAWTDMLEAQMTVSCLAKDAPPMMRELLERQGVQSVLLCPIVPAKQWWGFVAFEDCRQARIWRPEEISLLKSLARAVGASVRHASMRSSLSQVRTNLTSVLRPVAGDT; encoded by the coding sequence ATGGTGGAAGCGTTCACGAAGGTGTCCGAAGCGTCGCGGTTGCTCCTGGACAAGGGCCTGTGCCCGGCCACGGGTTCGGATGCGCTGGGCATGGTGGCCCGCCCGCTGAAGGTGGACCGTGCGTGCCTCTTCGAGAACCGCACCACGAACCTGGCGGGCCGGTTCCTCACGGACCTGCGCTACGCCTGGGCGGAGCCGGGCGTGGTGTCCCCGCTGGCGCACCCGGTGCTGCGCTCGCTGCCCCTGCGCGACTACGCCATGGCGTGGACGGACATGCTGGAGGCGCAGATGACGGTCTCCTGCCTCGCCAAGGACGCGCCGCCGATGATGCGCGAGCTCCTGGAGCGCCAGGGCGTGCAGTCCGTGCTGCTGTGCCCCATCGTCCCGGCCAAGCAGTGGTGGGGGTTCGTGGCGTTCGAGGATTGCCGCCAGGCGCGCATCTGGCGCCCGGAGGAGATCTCGCTGCTCAAGTCGCTGGCGCGGGCCGTGGGCGCGTCCGTGCGGCACGCGAGCATGCGCTCCTCGCTGTCGCAGGTGCGCACCAACCTCACCAGCGTGCTGCGCCCCGTCGCCGGGGACACCTGA
- a CDS encoding ATP-binding protein, whose translation MNSRTPIRGYRAGFFFVVMLLSGVTGFMLWTEVRTGHQVDALVLEALERASLIGRIRVDVMSLESAIEAHVRASGDAERKEADAVMEDILNSIRQSSEAYMRHLPPGEKEVWLRFNDACQGLADQVRAAAVFSRQRDAERARRHLVESIRPLAAEVDQLAGQLATENAADARVLVGRLGTLRVRNTALGAATTLLAILLSMLVGWHIISLLKRQDATIQGQLEELGRHNQELDAFTRRVAHDLMGPLSPLKGYLTLIRRSGAVKDPGALEMISQCESSAVRMGELIEALLRFCRAGTRGDGTMGELDTAVSTLLLEVSQTATALGVSLERELEPGVLVDCPAQLLQVVARNLLSNAVKYTAGRPDPRVKVRVATEGADAVVEVTDNGMGMSAATQASLFQPFFRAAEARGIPGHGLGLATTRRVVEAHGGTLTVHSEEGKGTRIRVRFARAARTPAPLVVESGAQRDASSIRKAS comes from the coding sequence ATGAACTCGCGGACCCCCATCCGTGGATACCGCGCGGGTTTCTTCTTCGTGGTGATGCTGCTGTCGGGCGTGACCGGCTTCATGCTCTGGACGGAGGTGCGCACCGGGCATCAGGTGGACGCGCTGGTGCTGGAGGCCCTGGAGCGCGCGAGCCTCATCGGCCGCATCCGCGTGGACGTGATGTCGCTGGAGTCCGCCATCGAGGCGCACGTGCGCGCCAGCGGCGACGCCGAGCGCAAGGAAGCCGACGCGGTGATGGAGGACATCCTCAACAGCATCCGCCAGTCCTCGGAGGCGTACATGCGCCACCTGCCGCCCGGGGAGAAGGAGGTCTGGCTGCGCTTCAACGACGCGTGCCAGGGATTGGCGGATCAGGTGCGCGCGGCGGCGGTGTTCTCACGCCAGCGCGACGCGGAGCGCGCCCGGCGCCACCTGGTGGAGAGCATCCGTCCCCTGGCGGCGGAGGTGGACCAGCTGGCGGGACAGCTGGCCACGGAGAACGCGGCCGACGCGCGCGTGCTGGTGGGGCGGCTGGGCACGCTGCGGGTGCGCAACACCGCCCTGGGCGCGGCCACCACGCTGCTGGCCATCCTGCTGTCCATGCTGGTGGGCTGGCACATCATCTCCCTGCTCAAGCGCCAGGACGCCACCATCCAGGGGCAGCTGGAGGAGCTGGGGCGGCACAACCAGGAGCTGGATGCGTTCACCCGGCGCGTGGCGCACGACCTGATGGGGCCGCTGTCGCCGCTCAAGGGCTACCTGACGCTCATCCGGCGCTCCGGCGCGGTGAAGGACCCGGGCGCGCTGGAGATGATTTCACAGTGCGAATCCAGCGCGGTGCGCATGGGGGAGCTCATCGAGGCGCTGCTGCGCTTCTGCCGCGCGGGCACGCGGGGCGACGGGACGATGGGGGAGCTGGACACGGCGGTGAGCACGCTCTTGTTGGAGGTGAGCCAGACGGCGACGGCGCTGGGCGTGTCGCTGGAGCGCGAGCTGGAGCCGGGCGTGCTGGTGGACTGTCCGGCGCAGCTGCTCCAGGTGGTGGCGCGCAACCTGTTGTCCAACGCGGTGAAGTACACGGCGGGGCGGCCGGATCCGCGCGTGAAGGTGCGGGTGGCGACGGAGGGGGCGGACGCGGTGGTGGAGGTGACGGACAACGGGATGGGGATGAGCGCGGCGACGCAGGCGTCCTTGTTCCAGCCGTTCTTCCGGGCCGCGGAGGCGCGGGGCATCCCGGGGCACGGCCTGGGCCTGGCGACCACCCGGCGCGTGGTGGAGGCGCACGGCGGCACGCTCACGGTGCACTCGGAGGAGGGGAAGGGCACGCGGATCCGCGTGCGGTTCGCGCGAGCGGCGCGCACTCCGGCGCCGCTTGTGGTGGAGTCGGGAGCGCAGCGTGACGCTTCCTCCATCCGCAAGGCCTCATGA
- a CDS encoding sigma-54 dependent transcriptional regulator: MSTARILVVDDDPHARDLLQRLLGVLGPVTQAPDPKGAAERMSEQSFDLVLTDMAMPDPGDGLKVLQLVKSNLPDTPVIVVTAFGNIEGALDSIQQGAFDYLSKPFDVDAIMRVAKRALEQKRLVEENRTLRKQVERTSLVGRSQALLEVYKQVARAATSNVPVLITGETGTGKEMVARALHKRSARSSGPFIPVDCGAITESLMESELFGHAKGSFTGASGARRGLFEEASGGTLFLDEIGDVGMKVQSQLLRVLQEGEIRRVGESVPVKVDVRVLAATNKDLKARVAEGLFREDLLYRLDVVHLHLPPLRERREDIPALVEHFAALHARGGVRPVVTADAMARLTVYDWPGNVRQLENVMARALALNVTGVLGPPDFPEPIGDAPKRLIGLAGDLPSLAELSRRYAAHVLQHVGGNKSEAARLLGVDRKTLYKLLEAQESPEGMPPAEGRS, from the coding sequence ATGAGCACAGCCCGAATCCTCGTCGTCGATGATGATCCGCATGCGCGGGACCTGCTCCAGCGCCTGCTGGGCGTGCTGGGGCCGGTGACGCAGGCGCCGGACCCCAAGGGCGCGGCGGAGCGGATGAGCGAGCAGTCCTTCGACCTGGTGCTCACGGACATGGCCATGCCCGACCCGGGCGACGGCCTGAAGGTGCTCCAGCTCGTGAAGTCGAACCTGCCGGACACGCCGGTGATTGTCGTGACGGCGTTCGGCAACATCGAGGGCGCGCTGGACAGCATCCAGCAGGGCGCCTTCGACTACCTGTCCAAGCCGTTCGACGTGGACGCCATCATGCGGGTGGCGAAGCGCGCACTGGAGCAGAAGCGGCTGGTGGAGGAGAACCGCACGCTGCGCAAGCAGGTGGAGCGCACGTCGCTGGTGGGCCGCAGCCAGGCGCTGCTGGAGGTCTACAAGCAGGTCGCCCGCGCGGCGACGAGCAACGTGCCCGTGCTCATCACGGGAGAGACGGGCACGGGCAAGGAGATGGTGGCGCGGGCGCTGCACAAGCGCTCGGCGCGGTCCTCGGGGCCGTTCATCCCGGTGGACTGCGGCGCCATCACCGAGTCGCTGATGGAGAGCGAGCTCTTCGGCCACGCGAAGGGCAGCTTCACGGGAGCGTCCGGCGCGCGGCGGGGCCTGTTCGAGGAGGCCAGCGGCGGCACGCTGTTCCTGGACGAGATTGGCGACGTGGGGATGAAGGTCCAGTCGCAGCTCTTGCGCGTGCTCCAGGAGGGGGAGATCCGCCGCGTGGGCGAGAGCGTCCCGGTGAAGGTGGACGTGCGGGTGCTGGCGGCGACGAACAAGGACTTGAAGGCGAGGGTGGCGGAGGGGCTGTTCCGCGAGGACCTGTTGTACCGGCTGGACGTGGTGCACCTGCACCTGCCGCCCCTGCGTGAGCGGCGCGAGGACATCCCGGCGCTGGTCGAGCACTTCGCGGCGTTGCATGCGCGGGGCGGGGTGCGGCCCGTGGTGACGGCGGACGCGATGGCGCGGCTCACGGTGTACGACTGGCCGGGCAACGTGCGGCAGTTGGAGAACGTGATGGCGCGGGCGCTCGCGCTGAACGTGACGGGCGTGTTGGGGCCGCCGGACTTCCCGGAGCCCATCGGTGACGCGCCCAAGCGGCTGATTGGTCTCGCGGGGGATTTGCCCAGCCTCGCGGAGCTGTCGAGGCGCTACGCGGCGCACGTGCTCCAGCACGTGGGGGGCAACAAGAGCGAAGCCGCGCGCCTGTTGGGCGTGGACCGCAAGACGCTCTACAAGCTCCTGGAGGCGCAGGAGTCGCCCGAAGGGATGCCGCCCGCGGAGGGGCGGAGCTGA
- a CDS encoding L,D-transpeptidase family protein, whose protein sequence is MEPPVSTAPVDAGTVTAQAVTPEAEGAPTESVEALRSAWQATAPEPSDDGGVRHATASALLGVVEGADDAGSSLSLSVDPVLSRSASVGSDTEALPGEEEPQVITESEVPVLELGPDGEPVVDVEDAIESGADALAQGHADALDGGVIPSSPSGTGGTDGEEDAVAEAPLTDVDAGMEPYAIPYAPDAGSLRVRRSIAVRSEPRQDSPSLGTVAQDMRVMWQGAMRGPDCDTWVQLQPRGWVCERYLEQNFREPRVRPLPRVAEGALTPGIYARVVGHRVRAYPSLALARKRKQGVLLKGSVTVKLLGQVKVGRRTFWRTSEGQYFEARVLREHRPSDFSGLDAEALASLPMPFAWAQSRAAPRADVVVRKAPDARAERETELPPRTLVSVRELSPDGQWVRIAEDHWVARDDLHVAWPLASPSIVEPGARWLDVDLEAQTLIAYEGDRPVYATLISSGKPGTDTPEGLFRIWVKFAEADMTGSMGKASYRVATVPWTMFFEGDFALHTAYWHDRFGEPVSHGCINLAPKDARALYGWTTPEVPAGWSMAHAMPDDPGTWVRIRGQAHEAPKKRRKGAPVVAAVRDL, encoded by the coding sequence GTGGAGCCTCCCGTTTCCACCGCTCCGGTGGACGCGGGCACCGTCACCGCGCAGGCCGTCACGCCCGAAGCAGAGGGCGCACCGACGGAGTCCGTGGAGGCGTTGCGCTCCGCATGGCAGGCCACCGCGCCGGAGCCTTCGGATGACGGCGGCGTCAGGCATGCCACCGCGTCGGCGCTGCTGGGCGTGGTGGAGGGCGCGGACGACGCGGGCAGCTCGCTGTCGTTGTCGGTGGATCCCGTGCTGTCGCGCTCCGCCTCCGTCGGCTCGGACACGGAGGCCCTGCCCGGAGAAGAGGAGCCGCAGGTCATCACCGAGTCCGAGGTCCCCGTGCTGGAGCTGGGGCCGGATGGCGAGCCGGTGGTCGACGTGGAGGACGCCATCGAGTCCGGGGCGGATGCCCTCGCGCAAGGCCATGCGGATGCGTTGGACGGGGGCGTCATCCCGAGTTCTCCGTCCGGGACCGGTGGCACCGATGGCGAAGAGGACGCAGTCGCCGAAGCACCGCTCACGGATGTCGACGCAGGCATGGAGCCCTACGCCATTCCGTACGCACCGGACGCGGGCTCGCTGCGCGTGCGTCGCTCCATCGCGGTGCGCTCCGAGCCCCGGCAGGACTCGCCTTCGCTGGGCACCGTCGCGCAGGACATGCGCGTGATGTGGCAGGGCGCGATGCGCGGACCGGATTGCGACACCTGGGTGCAACTGCAACCGCGTGGCTGGGTCTGCGAGCGCTACCTGGAACAGAACTTCCGCGAGCCCCGGGTCCGCCCGCTGCCCCGGGTGGCGGAGGGCGCGCTCACGCCCGGCATCTACGCCCGCGTCGTGGGGCACCGCGTGCGCGCGTATCCGAGCCTCGCGCTCGCCCGGAAGAGGAAGCAGGGCGTGCTGCTCAAGGGCTCCGTCACCGTGAAGCTCCTGGGCCAGGTGAAGGTCGGCCGGCGCACCTTCTGGCGCACCTCCGAGGGGCAGTACTTCGAAGCGCGCGTGCTGCGCGAACACCGCCCCTCCGACTTCAGCGGCCTGGACGCGGAGGCGCTCGCGTCCCTGCCCATGCCCTTCGCCTGGGCCCAGTCGCGCGCCGCCCCGCGCGCCGACGTGGTGGTGCGCAAGGCCCCGGACGCGCGCGCGGAACGCGAGACCGAGCTCCCGCCGCGCACGCTCGTGTCCGTGCGCGAGCTGTCCCCCGATGGCCAGTGGGTCCGCATCGCCGAGGACCACTGGGTGGCCCGCGACGACCTGCACGTCGCGTGGCCGCTGGCGTCTCCCTCCATCGTGGAGCCCGGCGCGCGCTGGCTGGACGTGGACCTGGAGGCCCAGACGCTCATCGCCTACGAGGGGGACCGCCCCGTCTACGCCACGCTCATCTCCTCCGGCAAACCCGGCACCGACACGCCGGAGGGCCTCTTCCGCATCTGGGTGAAGTTCGCGGAGGCGGACATGACGGGCAGCATGGGCAAGGCCAGCTACCGCGTGGCCACCGTGCCGTGGACCATGTTCTTCGAGGGCGACTTCGCCCTGCACACGGCCTACTGGCACGACCGCTTCGGCGAACCCGTGAGCCACGGCTGCATCAACCTGGCCCCCAAGGACGCGCGCGCCCTCTACGGGTGGACCACGCCCGAGGTTCCCGCCGGCTGGTCCATGGCCCACGCCATGCCGGACGACCCCGGCACCTGGGTGCGCATCCGAGGCCAGGCCCACGAAGCGCCGAAGAAGCGCCGCAAGGGCGCCCCCGTCGTCGCCGCCGTCCGGGACCTCTAA